In the genome of Candidatus Saccharibacteria bacterium oral taxon 488, one region contains:
- the rpsF gene encoding 30S ribosomal protein S6, with protein sequence MNEYELTVLIHPDLEANLDAALDKVRSLVTTNGGEITKEDNWGKKKLAYAIRREDFAVYVYFEVKLPSSAPLKISSVLNITDEVLRYLLVKTDEKTRQALAEQKEREAKVATEAADKEA encoded by the coding sequence ATGAACGAATACGAACTGACCGTTCTTATTCATCCAGATTTGGAAGCAAATCTGGATGCGGCCCTAGACAAGGTCCGGTCGCTCGTCACTACCAATGGTGGCGAAATTACCAAAGAAGACAATTGGGGCAAGAAAAAACTAGCCTATGCGATTCGCCGTGAAGACTTTGCGGTGTATGTTTACTTTGAGGTGAAGTTGCCAAGCAGTGCACCGCTCAAGATATCAAGTGTTCTGAATATCACCGACGAAGTACTTCGTTATTTGTTGGTTAAGACCGACGAGAAGACACGCCAGGCGCTTGCTGAGCAGAAAGAGCGCGAAGCCAAGGTCGCCACCGAGGCGGCTGATAAAGAAGCCTAA